A genomic segment from Legionella quinlivanii encodes:
- a CDS encoding efflux RND transporter periplasmic adaptor subunit — MKSRFSLLLLAVLAVISVFYIKFAVSGKQHSQPQSPLIAVETAHVTERVLAEQFETLGSLASMDSIDISSEIAGQISAIHFQPGALVKKDTLLIQLDSTVMKSQLASAKASLSLSETNYKRTKELAQKSLASEQALDRALADLREKRNAVKVKQAQLEKLNLRAPFTGTLGSKQVSVGQYVKMGQALVHLVANQQLRVEYNVPEKLLPRLHNGQRVRVSSDAFPTQVFIGKVNYIAPTIDKDTRTIAVEALIDNSKNQLSAGLFVRVKHQLGLARKRLLVPEESLIPTISGQKIFVLRGDKAITVRVKTGAHHAAMTEVCQGLKAEDIIIVRGQHKLKEGSKVTAVNHIRSPR; from the coding sequence ATGAAATCTCGATTTTCACTTTTGCTGTTAGCAGTCCTGGCAGTTATTTCAGTTTTTTATATTAAATTCGCAGTCTCTGGTAAACAGCATTCTCAACCGCAATCGCCGCTGATCGCTGTTGAAACCGCGCATGTGACCGAGCGTGTACTAGCCGAGCAATTTGAAACGCTGGGCAGTCTGGCCAGTATGGATAGTATCGACATCAGCTCGGAAATTGCCGGACAAATTTCAGCGATCCATTTTCAGCCCGGCGCATTGGTAAAAAAAGACACCTTGCTGATTCAACTTGACAGTACTGTTATGAAAAGTCAGCTTGCGAGTGCAAAAGCCAGCCTGTCACTCAGTGAAACCAATTACAAACGAACAAAGGAATTAGCACAGAAAAGTCTGGCCTCCGAACAGGCTCTTGATCGAGCCCTGGCTGATCTGCGTGAAAAACGAAACGCGGTTAAGGTCAAACAGGCGCAATTGGAAAAATTAAATCTTCGTGCACCGTTTACCGGCACGCTGGGTTCAAAACAGGTCAGTGTCGGTCAATATGTGAAAATGGGGCAGGCTCTGGTTCATCTGGTTGCCAACCAGCAGTTGCGCGTCGAATACAATGTACCGGAAAAGTTGCTGCCTCGTCTTCACAATGGCCAGCGGGTACGAGTCAGTTCAGATGCCTTCCCCACTCAGGTTTTCATTGGAAAAGTGAATTATATTGCACCTACCATCGACAAAGACACTCGCACCATTGCGGTCGAGGCTCTGATAGACAATAGTAAAAACCAGCTTTCAGCTGGGCTGTTCGTCAGAGTTAAACACCAGCTTGGTCTGGCCAGAAAACGCTTGCTGGTTCCGGAGGAAAGTCTGATTCCAACAATTAGCGGGCAGAAAATTTTTGTTCTTCGCGGTGACAAAGCCATTACCGTTCGCGTTAAAACAGGAGCTCACCATGCAGCCATGACGGAAGTTTGCCAGGGGCTTAAGGCAGAAGACATCATTATCGTACGCGGGCAGCATAAATTAAAAGAAGGCAGTAAGGTTACCGCTGTAAATCATATCAGGAGTCCGCGGTGA